One Ranitomeya variabilis isolate aRanVar5 chromosome 4, aRanVar5.hap1, whole genome shotgun sequence genomic window, ttttagtttataacgcctgggggggggtgacagtggccctttaaagtatgtttaaaaattgtaatttttttttaatcctctttgtgtttgtaacacctcatagtacaatgagagacacgaaaaaaaagattaaaaaatggataaaatagtgtctgacattgcagatatgaggtgtgaaaaacaaaagatttgtgtacacggcgcacggtgtgagttgccggCAACTAATTTTAGAACAATAAAAAGAAATTGAGTTTGCAACATAACATTTTTAttggggaaacaaaaaaaaaagggggaaagattCTTAAGGGGTATCTACGTCAGCAATTAAGGGCGACTGATATCCACCGGTTTGGGAGTGggtagaggaggaagaggaaccgtACTCAAGAATGCTGGACGGTATCTCAGACCACCCTGTGGCCGACGGTGGTGAGATTGCCAAtgcaggaggggagggaggaggcacgaccagtcgacgagtgactgttgactggctctggctactcctgctccggcttGGCCCCGGCTGAGAGCTCGGTGtgggtattggagcagccagagccaccgTAGCTGTCCGGGTTTTTAGTTTTTccctctctccctctgggtgttcCTCTGCATGCCGTCTTCTGGAACTTgatggcctggcaggagcaggactcggcggctCGGTGCGATGGTGTCGGTGGCAGCATCCCTCAGCACCCGGACCTCGGTAGAGTTGCTGTGCAGCAGGACTAGGAGTCATGCTTGCCAGCCTTGGTACAactggcattgtagtcgctgactgcatgatcctagcctgctgcagagcactcacacaggcgttgttgcaggcctgcatcaccgaaatctggagttccggtgtaaggtgttccaccatacccttagcaatggcactaaaaaaatgttttgccggcttcatgagctcggattccattgattcaaggtgccggtcgatattggacagagcagtgtccatcctatctcccagcaccttgaaacaattttggaaaaccgtgcccaaatgaaaatattcgggcattagcggcctgtccaAGGACCGCTGAtgctgtcgggaatacccgaaagaaggagcgcctgaggcctcggccaggggaacaccagatggaccgcctgccggttctccagatggtggtgcatgcctgctctcgctgtgggacgGCTGTGACtgctcagatggcgattcatgaaggaccgctccagatggccgaacaggttcgagggtgctgctgtgtgttctgtgaaagcataaggaaaacattagtatacaaaatataacatttcacattcgccatCTCCTGTGTAATATAAAGTTAACATTACATCACAGAACACTATAAAATAATTTAACATAATTgtaaagggtcacttccgtctgtcagtctgtctgtcattcactcacggttattcattcgctgattgttctcgccagctgcctttcatggctgacgcgaccaatcagcgacgggcacagtcctgaataaaatggccgctccttactccctgcagtcaatgcctgtcggccgcatactcccctctgtcatCGCTAAACACAGGCCGGCGGTAacgcaccgcgttatgccgcgggttaagCAATCCGTTGCCGCCGTTAAACCTTGgtgtcaccaactttttactattgacgctgcctgtgCCGCATCAATATTATAAAAATTTAACAAATTTGATTTTAAAAAATaccatgctatactcaccctccgtagccgTTTGCGATGGCCGCCATCGTTTACGCTTATCGCCGGAccggccatgacgtcacggtcatgtgaccgagacgtcatcacaggtcctgtgatcAGACAAACCCTGGGAACGGAAACTGCCGTGAACTAGAAGGTCTCccgtggaatttttttattttttttaaactgtgacaaacctggatgggcattatactacgccactatgaaatattgtatgtggctgggcaatatactatgtggctctgtgctgtatactacgtcactggactatACTaaatggttgggcaatatactacgtggctggccaatatactacgtgaacatgcatgtTGTACAATACCCGATGTGTTGGAATAGGTACAGGGCCGGCTCcatgtttttgagggccccgggcgaacgagtctcagtgggcccccccctttaacacattcataccacatttatatataacgcacagccggtgagtctatgacgcagtatataacacacagcccacgcagtatataaacacacagcccacgcagtatataacgcacagcccacgcagtatataacgcacagccggtgagtctgtgacgcagtatataacacacagcccacgtagtatataaacacacagcccacgcagtatataacgcacagcagcccacgcagtatataacgcacagcagcccacacagtatataacgcacagcagcccacgcagtatataacgcacagcagcccacgcagtatataacgcacagcagcccacgcagtatataacacacacagccgcGAGCCCACACAGATCACGTCACAGCGGCCACGGAGCCCCCATAACCACGTCCAGCGCACAGTACCCCCGGCCTGAGGGCAGTGCAGCCAGCACCCACATCATCACTGGCACTGCGCGCAGCTTTCAATTCTGCCCATTTTGCTCCTGAATGAGCTTTATTAATTTGAGGGTGTCACGCAGCACGCAGGCTCAGCAGACCCAGCCACTGCCAGGCTCAGCAGCAGGCATCTGATATTCCACTCCCTCCCCCCCGCAAAGCGCAGCGTTGGGACGGGACCCTCACTCACCCCCTCACCGAAGACGAGTCACTGACTCACTCACTCGTTGTGGACACAGCAGGAGAGGGTGCACCGACCGTGCACCGTCCTCACTGCAggctgcagctgctgctcgtcttctcctCCTGCTTGGCGCTGCCGGACCTGTCCTCCTCTCTTCATGTCCTGGATGGTGGATGCTGGGACGGATAGATTCTGGAGTCTGGACTGCAGTGGAGACTAGTGGAAGGCTTCAGTGGCGCTCTCTCTGTCCTCTCCTTCTTGCGAGTCTAGCATGACGAGCCCGCCGACTGGATGTAACAGGAGAGGAGATGACCCAGCGATCCGGAAGTGTCTTCTTGTgtatccatggtgactggtgagggggGCCGGCGGAGGTGTGTATTGCgctgctattgcagctgcgcagcgccagACCAGGCAGGCGCCAGCGAAACGGCCTCAGGCTCAGACAGAGCTGACTGTCTGTGCCCCCTGCAGCAAAGGCGCCGCCGGCGCCGGGCGATGTGCATGTAGTCAGTGAGTGACGCTCACGTCACgtgtactaccataaatgggcccccccgtctcgccagggccccggcacttgcccgggtacgccgggttctGACGCCGGCCCTGAATAGGTACTTAATACTTACTctcggcggccaaggatcggtctcAGGAACTGTAGAAGTCGTGTGTACTTATACGTTGATGtccttgccgcagcagcaccacttcgagcctgttcctcctccttccgcaggccccgattgaaacggtccttcatggaacgccatcttgtcttcaattttttgactgtgaaaaagccaaaaaaaaaaaaaaggttgcagaTTGAACATTTTCAaatgataacacaaccgtgtgcgatgcaacaaaCTTGCAGGAGTTGATCACATCACACATGGTTGTGTTATCCTGGCCTAATGGGTCAGAGCGGCGTTTCAGCAATACTTACCAAAGTTAGCTTTGTCCGTGGATgaagcactgtcaaagccatcccacagcgatttggcCACCTCAGCCCACATACGCCTCAACACgacctggtccgcgtgccgggggtcacggctgtcccacaacgggcctcgctctTGGATACAGGTGACCATGAGATCAACGTCAATCCCCTcatcttggtcccgttgtgaaaccttaaATAATTGAAAAACATTAATGTTTTCAAGCTACATAAAAATAGCTAccccccactccccccccccaaaaaaaaaaatgatataaaaaaacaaaacattcctaatgttgtttgaaaaaatatacttactcgccgtcttgccaccacagcttggccccgaggtcgctgctcctgctgggtcgcttcctcctcacttgaagaagcctggaaaatatttaaaaaaaaaatagtgacacGTGTACAAATACAacgaatagtaagcaacagtagatcatgtactcactGAACTCCCCTGCGGCGTTGTGTGGCTTGAGTCTGTGGCCATTACCACGAtaaattctgcaaggaaaaattgaaaaaattattacattaacAGAATGCACAATACACAGCCACATAGAAGAAAACATCAAAAATACCATACATAACATTACgaccacaacgaacagtgcacCCATAGGAGAATGCCAACTGAACAAGCGCTGAGCAAACCACACCGCCATACATTGAAATAAAAAtcaatggcagagacgacacaatgccagagtatagcaaaagcagaaTACAACATTCCCAGaaaagataacaaaacaaataataagcaactgccccctatgtacaaatcaAAAAAAGACGCatatacctttttttaaaaaaaaaatatatttttcagaaAGGGCCAAGAAAAGGCAATCCATTAtaaaccaccatactttacaataaaaaacaacaagACAGGAGCCAAGAAAAAGCCATACGGTTACATATAACCCCAGAAATAGAAACCAGAATTAAAACCCCAGAAACCATAAACCACATTACCCCAGAaacggaataaaaaaaaaatcatataaagaAAAACCACAGTGGAACCACCGCATGCAATTACAGAACAACCCAAAAAgcgaacccccccccaaaaaaaagggaaaagaaaagtcAATGCTGGAtaaaccaccatactttacaataaaaccaacaaggccggaggCAAAGAAATGCCATCATAAcaccagaaatacatcacaaccagataataaaaaaaacaccaatttccattaggctactttcacactagcgttaactgtaaaCCGTCtaaaaacgtcttttttgccgaaaaaatggatgcgtcaaaaaagtgcaaaatggtgacaaacgtatgctatgcatacagcatttcgacggatacgtcgcaaatccgctaaacgtttccgtcgaaaatactggatacgttgcatccgttttaccatccgttgcatccgtttttccgacggatccgttttttaaatgggaggctcccaaattgatTGGctcctggaaaatatggaaaactatatagttactgtttttacagcccatctttgagggttttagttttgtggcagcgatggaaggtgttcttgtgaggattgctagtttggttaccgatgttatctttgagacgaatcgcctggatattatagtgcgggagaaggaggcggcagcggaaaaacgtaggatgcttctgcagcaacggagacggagacgactgtggattcatccgattaatgaactacggatgacccggggtgtccagtccactctgtacctcgaGTTgctgcacaatccacacaaattctacaactaCGTGCAGATGAGGAtggaaaattttgactttttgcttgcaaaaatggaggatgtcaccCGAAGACAGGactcaaggatgaggcttgccatcacaccggcggagcggctgatggtgaccctgcggtaagcctctttttttttatgtcattgctcatatttagtgttatattacatgctgcagacaataatgcgctaatattgcgttgcattttttgcagttttttttttgggtggtttgttgacatgcaactgcttgtttttatgtcattggtcatttttaatgtttattacatgctgcagacaatactgcgctggcatactgcgcactattttctgcagcatgtaattttggttttctttgcggacattccactgcttttttttaaatgtcattgctgatattgaatgttctataacagactgcagaaaatactgcgctgaaatattgcgttgcattttctgcagttttttttttttgggggggggttggttGACATGCAACTTcttgtttttctgtcattggtcatttttaatgttatattacatgctgcagacaatactgcgctggcatactgcgcactattttctgcagcatgtaattttggttttctttgcggacattccactgcttttttttaaatgtcattgctgatattgaatgttctataacagactgcagaaaatactgcgctgaaatattgcgttgcattttctgcagttttttttttggggggagggggttgGTTGACATGCAACTTcttgtttttctgtcattggtcatttttaatgttatattacatgctgcagacaatactgcgctggcatactgcgcactattttctgcagcatgtaattttggttttctttgcggacattccactgctttttttaaatgtcattgctgatattgaatgttctataacagactgcagaaaatactgcgctgacatattgtgttgcattttctgcagttttgttttgggggggggggttggttgaCATGCAACTTcttgtttttctgtcattggtcatttttaatgttatattacatgctgcagacaatactgggctgacatactgcgcactattttctgcagcatgaaattttggttttctttgcggcaattccactgcttttttacaccggtttcatgctggttttattgggtgtcccgtccttaaaaaaaatttcACAGTGCCATATTGaatcttgttggtctgtgcaattttttctaacattttttttttttttttacagtttcctagctacgggtgaatctattgtcggggtcgtaacgacaatataccctcattcaccagtcattccaaattaaactataagcatgtggtaccgggtaagaatgagtcagacaggtagctggttcaatctcagtgcatgctcgtgtgactatatgtgtcagccacggtcacagcaactgacctttattttagaatacacaatactatattgagtgttaggggaaggcgtgcattgggcggggtttaagctagcattcagtctttctgatttgttctgacatcttctggtggatcctccttttcttcacattccttaggtttcgatttcagaagaaatgaaacttaacccttcggacactagactaaagtaaaaataaacactggcggccatctttaaatacagttacatttgcaagcagataggaaaaacgtattgttttacagtataagatataaaagtacaaaaagtatataaggaaatatattttcaccttgacaatcccccctaaacactaagtttttcccttaaggaaagatcctttgagactgtccatgtgatggggaaagggaaggtggatttcttcatccagacacctcagaaactctcccctagcgagaggcctccaggcagctgaacccttcactaacctcacatggagttctcccactgtccctaaactaaatctcttagcatcatctgagaatgggggatttagtctactctcttgaggggaatatacttagtgatctcccctggatcagtaccattgtactctggtgggtctacttgattgaggaaggtgccagtcggagttgctttggcaataacctttttatacaagggaataacacaacagagaattatcgattcaattataaggagggcaatcagtactagacaagcttgttgaaggaatccctcgatcccacctaaccaactggaaaagaaagatgtgtctactccagcatacatgacacgtcgtcttattgtcctaatttgttcaacttctttagaaaccttcaggtcttttggatctacatttcgccatttaggtctggctgtctatatttcgtctcgtaagtctttggtcataccgtcaatgaatgtattcaccaatactctaacatcatgtgggtttatgggactgtaccccatgtcttaaccgtccaaagtatagctctacactctctccttttgtcacatttgtaaaaagtcttaatttgcatcctagcacgtcacctgcttttgtgttcactaactacctaggcctgcccaggtgcacttatacgtccatcatatgatcattatttgtatgtaaaatgagaaaggttggttctcagggtcagccaattgcttttgggtagctagctagtcagagggcctccagggataatactcctgtatctgtcttaccctacctgatgtggttggttctctggtggtgaggagtgacatgacatgctggtctacagctccttcccaaaaggattactgtcagcctactcctaaaagttaatgtccccactatccaccaaccacaatcctgtgtcagcttcttatgtcactacatgtgatcttgtctggacaggattcagtgtaattctcttaggtcgggttgcagcacgggtcatacaagcgttagggcccaaatcctccacTATACccttaaaaggcatcacagctataattgacgaacctttgttcactgtaatatatatatatatttgatccattcaacatttttattaatctgcacctgtgggattatagaagcaatgtcggcataaatctggttctgggctttaaactggtcaggcaccccccttggcaccaatatatatcagtggatcttcttcataactcatgtggagctgatcaaggcttctcctctttctggtaggtttatCAGGtgcctctggatcccaaggtaaaatcttgaactgcatggctagtttaacaagagtgcattggcctatccaggcattaggcaacctgggacagagcttaccatctccacataaccaataaatatcgtacatatattgtgtatgtttaattagcaagtcagtatctaaggaactgttctccttgcagaaacctgtctcgaagatccctactggtgtacctgtggtgtcgtgggaattatagcaggtgtaattgtcagctaatacggttacttctcctgggacctttagtctgggttccttatgaattagtgggacgtaatctgggcaatcagtgggcttcaaacctttcaacagattcatgacacaggcagtggtgttgtcatcaggaaatagCAATACATGTGTGTAGAGatttgtattcgcagcagcacaagcaatacatcctacagagatattctagactcttacattgtatctcacccattctaaccataggttttttttcttggggctgtttgtgtttctatggagaaaacttctcgccaactgagacctggaatggggattacttaattaactacatttcgcaaacgctcacctgggcctgttttagctgtactggtaacaggggccttggttggtctgaaactaatatcctggagctgtatatgacctaaattcccatggtatccaccattaaatacataatgataatgccttcccagtacaaacgtctgcagatcagcagattgggggctttcaagattcaggaggagggggtgacagtttcttccccatttacagcctctaggtggttgcggaagggctgttagatgcattctcccacaaagactcctacccgtcccatccttagggaacatggcttcgctaggtttatatccccaatcatctcctgtattccaggcagcatctgaccaataataacagttattgttgtcatttctggtaacacac contains:
- the LOC143769321 gene encoding uncharacterized protein LOC143769321; protein product: MATDSSHTTPQGSSASSSEEEATQQEQRPRGQAVVARRRVSQRDQDEGIDVDLMVTCIQERGPLWDSRDPRHADQVVLRRMWAEVAKSLWDGFDSASSTDKANFVKKLKTRWRSMKDRFNRGLRKEEEQARSGAAAARTSTYKYTRLLQFLRPILGRRETHSSTLEPVRPSGAVLHESPSEQSQPSHSESRHAPPSGEPAGGPSGVPLAEASGAPSFGYSRQHQRSLDRPLMPEYFHLGTVFQNCFKVLGDRMDTALSNIDRHLESMESELMKPAKHFFSAIAKGMVEHLTPELQISVMQACNNACVSALQQARIMQSATTMPVVPRLASMTPSPAAQQLYRGPGAEGCCHRHHRTEPPSPAPARPSSSRRRHAEEHPEGEREKLKTRTATVALAAPIPTPSSQPGPSRSRSSQSQSTVTRRLVVPPPSPPALAISPPSATGWSEIPSSILEYGSSSSSTHSQTGGYQSPLIADVDTP